In Methanosarcina siciliae T4/M, one genomic interval encodes:
- a CDS encoding cation transporter dimerization domain-containing protein: MLDGVDPGIVEEIRYEIGCVEGVKGIKEIRVRWIGHRLHAEVNIAVDAGLSVEEGHEIAMDVRHEMMHHLGYLSNAVIRVDPVGHSGEGYHRIEEHEHGEYPLHEH, from the coding sequence ATGCTCGACGGAGTGGACCCGGGAATCGTAGAGGAGATTAGGTATGAAATCGGCTGTGTAGAAGGAGTGAAAGGCATAAAAGAAATCCGTGTGCGTTGGATCGGGCACAGGCTGCATGCTGAGGTGAACATCGCAGTTGACGCCGGGCTATCGGTTGAAGAAGGGCACGAGATTGCCATGGATGTCAGGCATGAAATGATGCATCACCTTGGCTACCTTTCCAACGCTGTCATCCGTGTGGATCCGGTGGGGCATTCCGGGGAAGGATATCACCGAATTGAGGAACATGAGCACGGAGAATATCCTCTGCATGAGCATTGA
- a CDS encoding DUF2953 domain-containing protein, with product MFVIYLFLLVFLLVLFVLFTAIGLTFKLKVLSVDEKKELGGIFTVKWLLFSHTFSIKEPGEEKCFPEVPESEPGEAESERQTVVETGTPQGKRGSEQAESRKEDLLKAELNMQMEKDREDGGKAPEEETLIPGGKEKTGIEEKITLKEKTGGKEKRGLFARLRRKKGTGPKVEVEAKKGMSTREKLHWGLEAYKALRKPLFRLFSDTLSAIKIKNLKADLTFGLSDPADTGMLCGFIHALLGTVYSRCRDCSFSVCPVFMETLLDLRGSAEIRIKIYSLIFPFIKFIFNWKTLSFTYSIVKEKLRGSSKINS from the coding sequence ATGTTTGTCATCTATCTCTTTCTTCTGGTTTTTCTGCTTGTTTTATTCGTGCTTTTTACAGCAATAGGTCTCACTTTCAAGCTCAAGGTTCTGAGTGTGGACGAAAAAAAAGAGCTGGGAGGTATATTTACTGTAAAATGGCTGCTTTTTTCCCATACGTTTTCAATCAAAGAACCCGGGGAAGAAAAATGCTTCCCCGAAGTACCGGAATCGGAGCCTGGTGAAGCAGAATCAGAAAGACAAACGGTCGTAGAAACCGGAACTCCGCAGGGGAAAAGAGGATCTGAACAGGCTGAAAGCAGAAAAGAAGACCTTCTAAAAGCAGAACTTAATATGCAGATGGAAAAAGATAGGGAGGACGGAGGAAAGGCCCCTGAGGAGGAAACTTTAATCCCAGGGGGTAAAGAGAAAACCGGGATTGAAGAAAAAATCACGTTGAAAGAAAAAACCGGGGGCAAAGAGAAAAGAGGACTATTTGCCCGGCTAAGAAGGAAAAAAGGAACCGGTCCGAAAGTTGAGGTTGAGGCAAAGAAAGGCATGAGCACCAGGGAAAAACTTCACTGGGGCCTGGAAGCTTACAAAGCCCTTCGAAAACCTCTGTTCCGTCTGTTTTCCGACACACTTTCCGCAATAAAAATCAAGAACCTGAAAGCTGACCTTACTTTCGGGCTTTCAGATCCCGCAGATACGGGGATGCTTTGCGGGTTTATACATGCTCTTCTGGGAACGGTTTACAGCCGCTGTCGGGACTGCAGCTTTTCCGTATGTCCCGTGTTTATGGAGACACTACTGGATTTACGGGGGAGCGCGGAGATCCGTATAAAAATATATTCGCTGATTTTTCCATTCATTAAATTTATATTTAACTGGAAAACTTTATCTTTCACTTATTCGATTGTTAAGGAAAAACTTCGGGGTAGTTCGAAGATAAACTCCTAA
- a CDS encoding PGF-pre-PGF domain-containing protein, which yields MKNRLTFSLIAFLILILISGIGAADEFIVQPGDSIQDFVDNASSGDVITIQAGTYTENLKIYTDSLTIRSESGDPDDTIIKAKSSTDNATFVDADGVKISGITVTAATGSGVSGICLSGCSNCRVENNKLTGDSQGVYLEKSRKCTVSNNLVKDNRAYGIYLLGSSINNISGNTVTNSGRGIYIGNSDDNTISGNTVTSNSVLGLYECSLCDYNTVYNNYFNNTRVTLNGGTGNSYNITKTEGTNIIGGSYLGGNYWGKPDGTGFSDTAKDEDGDGISDSAYDINSKYSDYLPLVYPTPEPVPPVADFSSSVDSGEAPLEVTFTDKSTGSPTAWSWDLGDGNTSTEQNPVHTYTSAGNYTVTLTASNADGESSKKGTITVLQSVEQVVADFTSSADSGEAPLEVTFTDKSTGSPTAWSWDLGDGNTSTEQNPVHTYTSAGNYTVTLTASNADGESSKEGTVTVLQNPELVLPAADFSANVTSGYYPLTVLFTDNSQNATGRSWDVNGDGIEDSNESSFVYTYSSRGTYEAKLTATNENGTDTKTMEIDVKKKSSGGSSSGGGGGGGGSPEPARNVETKELAQVFIINGNAVKFDFTKNATCVAYVGFDAIRNAGKTTTIVEQLKTKSTLVSELSKGEVYKYFNVWVGNSGYATSKNIENPVVCFKVEKSWLQNESIDQDSIILNRYGDEKNWEQLTANLTAEDDDYLYYTANVSGFSFFAVTGTATKQIEEGNKQIPAEERSIDDVQSEKEETEAAESNESIMDFNTITILSIVTVIGFLGLAGLMLKNMKE from the coding sequence ATTAAAAATAGATTAACCTTTTCACTAATTGCTTTTCTCATTTTAATATTAATTTCAGGAATCGGAGCTGCGGATGAGTTCATCGTCCAGCCAGGAGATTCAATACAGGATTTTGTTGACAATGCAAGTTCAGGGGATGTAATAACCATTCAAGCCGGGACTTATACCGAGAATCTCAAAATATATACAGATAGCCTCACGATAAGATCGGAATCCGGAGACCCTGATGATACAATAATCAAAGCTAAAAGTTCAACAGACAATGCGACCTTTGTGGATGCAGACGGGGTCAAAATCAGCGGCATAACAGTTACCGCAGCAACCGGGTCCGGAGTCTCAGGAATCTGCCTTTCCGGATGCAGTAACTGTAGGGTTGAGAATAACAAACTCACAGGCGATTCTCAGGGAGTTTATCTTGAAAAATCCAGAAAATGTACCGTCTCGAATAATCTGGTAAAAGACAATAGAGCGTATGGAATTTATCTTTTGGGCTCCAGTATCAATAACATTTCCGGAAATACAGTTACCAATTCCGGACGAGGCATCTATATAGGCAACTCTGACGATAATACCATTTCAGGCAATACTGTAACTTCGAATAGTGTTTTAGGGCTCTATGAATGCAGCCTGTGCGATTATAATACCGTGTATAACAACTATTTCAATAACACCAGGGTAACCTTAAACGGCGGAACAGGTAATTCCTATAACATTACAAAAACCGAAGGCACCAATATAATTGGCGGCTCTTATCTGGGTGGAAACTACTGGGGAAAACCTGATGGAACGGGATTTTCCGATACGGCAAAGGATGAGGACGGAGACGGGATTTCCGATTCAGCATATGATATAAACAGCAAATATTCAGATTACCTCCCTCTTGTATACCCAACGCCTGAACCTGTGCCCCCTGTCGCAGACTTCAGCAGCAGTGTTGATTCGGGAGAGGCACCACTGGAGGTCACATTTACCGATAAGAGTACGGGATCTCCAACAGCCTGGAGCTGGGATTTGGGAGACGGAAACACTTCAACAGAACAGAACCCCGTACACACATATACCTCAGCAGGAAATTACACGGTAACGCTCACAGCAAGCAATGCGGACGGGGAATCTTCAAAAAAAGGGACGATAACTGTTCTTCAAAGTGTTGAACAGGTAGTTGCAGACTTCACCAGTAGTGCTGATTCGGGAGAGGCACCACTGGAGGTCACATTTACCGATAAGAGTACGGGATCTCCAACAGCCTGGAGCTGGGATTTGGGAGACGGAAACACTTCAACAGAACAGAACCCCGTACACACATATACCTCAGCAGGAAATTACACGGTAACGCTCACAGCAAGCAATGCGGACGGAGAATCTTCAAAAGAAGGGACGGTGACTGTCCTTCAAAACCCTGAACTGGTACTTCCTGCTGCAGACTTCAGTGCAAATGTCACCAGCGGTTATTACCCTCTTACAGTCCTATTTACCGACAATTCGCAAAACGCAACAGGTAGGAGCTGGGACGTTAACGGTGACGGAATTGAAGATTCTAATGAATCCAGCTTTGTTTATACGTACAGTTCCAGAGGGACTTACGAAGCTAAACTGACCGCAACCAATGAAAACGGCACGGACACAAAAACTATGGAAATAGATGTAAAGAAGAAGAGCAGCGGAGGAAGCAGCAGTGGAGGTGGAGGTGGGGGAGGGGGATCCCCCGAACCTGCAAGAAACGTTGAAACTAAAGAGCTTGCTCAGGTCTTTATCATAAACGGCAACGCTGTGAAGTTTGATTTCACAAAGAATGCAACCTGTGTTGCTTATGTCGGGTTCGATGCGATCAGAAACGCAGGCAAAACCACGACTATTGTCGAACAATTAAAAACGAAATCCACTCTTGTTTCGGAGCTGTCCAAAGGAGAGGTCTATAAGTACTTTAACGTCTGGGTAGGAAACAGCGGGTATGCGACCTCGAAGAACATAGAAAACCCGGTGGTCTGCTTCAAGGTTGAAAAGTCCTGGCTGCAAAATGAAAGTATAGATCAGGATTCGATTATCCTTAACAGGTATGGTGATGAGAAAAACTGGGAGCAGCTTACAGCCAACCTGACAGCTGAAGATGATGACTACCTCTACTACACAGCCAACGTCTCAGGGTTCTCTTTCTTTGCGGTAACGGGTACGGCTACAAAGCAGATTGAGGAAGGAAATAAACAGATTCCTGCCGAAGAAAGATCAATAGATGATGTTCAATCAGAAAAGGAAGAGACTGAAGCAGCCGAATCGAATGAGAGCATCATGGACTTTAATACCATAACCATATTAAGTATAGTAACCGTGATCGGATTTCTAGGGCTGGCTGGACTGATGCTTAAGAATATGAAGGAATGA
- a CDS encoding cation diffusion facilitator family transporter yields MENSSGGIQTPSDADLEEHKDVHNQSKYAHTHTHWAVDPIISTERGIWAVKWSFIGLMVTAVLQILVVYISGSVALLADTIHNFGDAATTIPLGFAFILARRKANKRFTYDYGIEGLAGVVIVFLILFNALVAAYECTDRIFHARADGYTSLAVLFGAIGVWLGCPLADSIIGLVITLAILHSGTPEKLFLPACSTEWTRES; encoded by the coding sequence GTGGAAAATTCATCAGGGGGAATTCAAACGCCTTCAGATGCGGACCTTGAAGAGCACAAAGATGTCCATAACCAGAGCAAATACGCCCATACCCATACCCATTGGGCTGTAGACCCCATCATCTCCACGGAGAGGGGCATCTGGGCTGTTAAATGGTCTTTTATAGGGCTGATGGTCACAGCTGTCCTTCAAATTCTCGTCGTTTATATCTCAGGTAGTGTTGCCCTTCTTGCCGATACTATCCACAACTTCGGGGACGCTGCAACGACGATTCCTCTGGGCTTCGCATTTATCCTCGCCCGCAGGAAAGCTAATAAGCGTTTCACCTACGACTACGGCATAGAAGGCCTAGCAGGGGTCGTAATTGTCTTCCTGATCCTCTTCAACGCCCTGGTGGCAGCCTATGAGTGTACTGACAGGATCTTCCACGCCCGGGCGGACGGGTATACAAGTCTGGCGGTGCTCTTCGGAGCCATCGGTGTCTGGCTAGGTTGCCCTCTTGCGGACTCGATAATCGGACTCGTCATCACCCTGGCAATCCTGCACTCTGGGACTCCGGAAAAGCTGTTTTTACCCGCATGCTCGACGGAGTGGACCCGGGAATCGTAG
- a CDS encoding NOP5/NOP56 family protein: MKINTWFGSLEVGSIGEILASDLFPKDIRELALRSLSLRSSRENLPPEGFDLKAAALECGFVVSLSEYYSLLHEVTLEAAKIQVSEALTPDQRIVQAVEALDDINETTNSLSERLFEWYGGYFPESGLTGEALALFIVKYGSRENVLPDDPLYLKARDSMGAKLEATDEALLKGFAESVRSLYSRRKQIEAYIESSMEALAPNLATIAGPMLGARLISIAGSLEKLAAFPSSTIQVIGANKALFKHLRARAPSPKHGVIYSHPLINTSPWWVRGKVARTLAAKISLAARIDFYSATKDLSLAGELEEKVRKIRAANPKPPQRKQEGGAKPKKKRRK; the protein is encoded by the coding sequence TTGAAAATCAACACCTGGTTTGGAAGCCTTGAGGTCGGTAGTATCGGAGAAATCCTTGCCTCCGATCTTTTCCCCAAAGACATAAGAGAGCTTGCGCTCCGTTCTCTCTCTTTAAGGAGCAGTAGGGAGAATCTCCCTCCTGAAGGTTTTGACCTGAAAGCTGCAGCCCTTGAATGCGGGTTTGTAGTTTCTCTTTCGGAGTATTATTCCCTTTTACATGAAGTAACGCTGGAAGCTGCAAAAATCCAGGTTTCAGAGGCTCTTACCCCCGACCAGCGCATAGTCCAGGCGGTAGAAGCTCTGGATGACATCAACGAAACCACCAATTCCCTTTCGGAAAGACTTTTTGAGTGGTATGGGGGTTATTTTCCCGAAAGTGGGCTTACCGGAGAAGCCCTTGCCCTTTTTATCGTAAAATACGGCTCCCGGGAAAATGTCCTTCCTGATGACCCGCTTTACTTAAAAGCCAGGGATTCTATGGGGGCAAAACTCGAAGCAACAGATGAAGCGCTTCTTAAGGGTTTTGCAGAAAGCGTACGCAGTCTCTATTCCCGGCGAAAGCAGATAGAAGCTTACATCGAGAGCAGTATGGAAGCCCTCGCCCCCAACCTGGCCACGATTGCGGGCCCCATGCTCGGGGCAAGGCTCATAAGTATTGCAGGCAGCCTTGAAAAACTCGCTGCTTTTCCTTCAAGTACCATTCAGGTAATAGGGGCAAATAAAGCTCTCTTCAAACACCTGCGGGCCCGGGCTCCATCCCCTAAGCACGGAGTGATCTACAGCCATCCCCTTATCAATACATCTCCCTGGTGGGTGAGAGGAAAAGTTGCAAGAACCCTTGCAGCAAAAATTTCCCTTGCTGCAAGAATTGACTTTTACTCTGCAACAAAAGACCTTTCCCTTGCAGGGGAACTGGAAGAAAAAGTCCGGAAGATCAGGGCTGCAAACCCGAAGCCACCTCAGAGGAAACAGGAAGGCGGGGCAAAACCAAAGAAGAAGAGGAGGAAGTAA
- a CDS encoding beta-ribofuranosylaminobenzene 5'-phosphate synthase: MINVVSPSRLHLTLIDLNAEIGRVDGGVGITLESPGLEISATEADAVEIVGDSLLAGRMEKAAKTLLPEGKGIRIHIIRDLPDHVGLGSGTQAALSAATVVNEIYGLGKSVRELAVAVGRGGTSGIGVAAFENGGFILDGGHRFRDKGAFSPSAASHMPPGPVLFRRDFPDWHIVLAIPDTKGAHDAEEVDIFKKVCPVPLREVQEVSHVILMQMLPAIIEEDLESFGRAIDHVQTVGFKKREVELQPEPVLKAMKYMQDNGASGSGVSSFGPVVYGIVGSQGEGKKLQKEVQRMLDESLGGEVMLTKAKNRGADIFGGSD, translated from the coding sequence ATGATTAATGTAGTGTCTCCATCCAGACTGCATCTTACCCTTATCGACCTCAATGCAGAGATCGGCAGGGTCGATGGTGGGGTAGGGATTACTCTCGAGTCACCCGGCCTGGAAATTTCGGCAACTGAAGCTGATGCGGTCGAAATTGTAGGGGATTCTCTTCTCGCAGGCAGGATGGAAAAAGCAGCAAAAACTCTGCTTCCGGAAGGGAAAGGCATCAGGATACATATTATAAGGGACCTTCCCGATCACGTAGGGCTTGGCTCTGGGACCCAGGCTGCACTCTCGGCAGCAACAGTCGTAAATGAGATTTACGGGCTTGGGAAAAGTGTCCGGGAACTCGCAGTTGCCGTGGGTCGAGGCGGAACCTCAGGAATCGGGGTTGCTGCTTTTGAAAATGGAGGTTTTATCCTGGATGGCGGGCACAGGTTCAGGGATAAAGGGGCATTTTCTCCATCGGCAGCCAGCCATATGCCTCCGGGTCCTGTGCTTTTTAGAAGGGACTTCCCTGACTGGCATATCGTCCTTGCAATTCCCGATACCAAGGGTGCCCATGATGCCGAAGAAGTCGATATCTTCAAAAAAGTCTGTCCCGTTCCTCTCCGGGAAGTCCAGGAAGTATCTCATGTGATTCTCATGCAGATGCTCCCTGCGATAATCGAAGAGGACCTGGAAAGTTTCGGCAGGGCAATCGACCATGTCCAGACTGTGGGCTTTAAAAAGCGGGAAGTAGAACTTCAGCCCGAACCCGTGCTCAAGGCAATGAAATATATGCAGGACAACGGGGCCAGCGGTTCAGGGGTCAGTTCTTTCGGGCCTGTCGTCTACGGGATTGTAGGGAGTCAGGGTGAAGGCAAAAAACTCCAGAAGGAAGTCCAGCGTATGCTTGACGAATCCCTTGGCGGAGAAGTAATGCTTACAAAAGCAAAGAACCGGGGTGCGGACATCTTCGGAGGCTCCGATTGA
- a CDS encoding fibrillarin-like rRNA/tRNA 2'-O-methyltransferase has product MPDIRLLSEGIFEITKGKRQLATLNLDPGKVVYGEKLISVEGVEYRTWDPRRSKLGAMVLKKFNIPLSKDSKVLYLGAASGTTVSHVSDIIPEGAVYAVEFAPRSMRDFIGLASRRKNIFPILSDAGKPGSYAHIVEPVDLIFQDVAQPNQAEIAARNAARFLNKGGYLLFSIKARSIDTAASPKEIFKGEVKKLEQAFESRFEILAARDLMPYHEDHLGVLAKLKE; this is encoded by the coding sequence ATGCCCGATATAAGACTGCTTTCCGAGGGAATTTTCGAGATTACAAAGGGTAAAAGGCAGCTTGCTACCCTGAACCTTGACCCCGGAAAAGTGGTTTACGGAGAAAAGCTGATCTCGGTTGAAGGGGTTGAATACCGGACCTGGGACCCTCGAAGGAGCAAGCTCGGAGCCATGGTGCTAAAAAAGTTCAATATTCCTCTGAGCAAAGATTCAAAGGTTCTCTATCTGGGGGCAGCTTCCGGGACAACGGTCAGCCACGTCTCCGATATTATTCCCGAGGGGGCCGTTTATGCTGTTGAATTTGCCCCAAGAAGTATGCGCGACTTCATAGGGCTTGCTTCCAGGCGCAAAAACATTTTTCCTATTCTTTCCGATGCGGGAAAACCGGGCAGTTATGCTCATATCGTTGAGCCCGTGGACCTTATCTTTCAGGACGTTGCCCAGCCCAACCAGGCGGAAATCGCTGCAAGAAACGCGGCACGTTTTTTGAATAAAGGTGGATATCTCCTGTTTTCGATTAAGGCCCGCAGCATCGATACTGCGGCAAGCCCGAAGGAGATCTTCAAGGGAGAAGTAAAAAAGCTTGAGCAGGCGTTTGAATCCAGATTCGAAATCCTTGCTGCCAGGGACCTTATGCCCTATCACGAAGACCACCTTGGGGTCCTGGCAAAGTTAAAGGAGTGA
- the zupT gene encoding zinc transporter ZupT — protein MADVTTAFFLTTFAGISTGLGSLIAFLVPNLKFSWLSVLLGFAAGAMIYISFVELLAESVGTVGFFQANVAFFLGIFGMFLLDRMIEHIHMDTLHDGNTFSISENHNLRKTGLLTALGIAMHNFPEGMAVLFSSLSSTYLGFSVAIAIAIHNIPEGVAVSIPIYYASGSRKKAFAYSFFSGLTEPLGAGIGYFLLFRFLTPESLFLMLAAVGGVMVFICFDELLPIAIKYGNEHLTFLGVFSGMLVVALSLYFMY, from the coding sequence ATGGCAGATGTAACAACTGCTTTTTTTCTTACAACATTTGCAGGAATTTCTACTGGTTTGGGCAGTCTTATAGCTTTTTTAGTTCCCAACCTGAAGTTTTCATGGCTGTCCGTACTACTTGGTTTTGCGGCGGGAGCCATGATTTATATCTCCTTCGTGGAACTACTTGCTGAGTCTGTTGGTACGGTGGGATTTTTCCAGGCAAATGTTGCTTTTTTCCTGGGAATTTTCGGGATGTTTCTTCTGGACCGTATGATCGAGCACATCCACATGGATACTCTTCATGACGGGAACACTTTTTCCATAAGTGAAAACCACAATCTTAGGAAAACGGGCTTGTTAACGGCATTGGGGATTGCCATGCACAACTTTCCCGAAGGCATGGCCGTTCTGTTTTCGTCCCTCAGTTCTACTTATCTGGGGTTTTCGGTTGCAATAGCCATAGCAATCCATAACATTCCTGAAGGGGTTGCGGTTTCGATTCCTATCTACTATGCCAGTGGCAGCCGGAAAAAAGCCTTTGCCTATTCTTTCTTTTCAGGGCTCACCGAACCCCTGGGTGCGGGGATCGGATATTTTCTTCTTTTCCGCTTCCTGACTCCGGAATCCCTCTTCCTCATGCTTGCTGCGGTTGGCGGGGTCATGGTCTTTATATGTTTTGATGAACTGCTGCCAATCGCCATAAAGTATGGAAATGAGCATCTGACTTTCCTGGGAGTGTTTTCTGGGATGCTTGTGGTTGCCCTGAGCCTTTATTTTATGTATTGA
- a CDS encoding DUF2162 domain-containing protein translates to MDSSTLTVIGILIGIFIFGIKTGLGCGFSNITTREILTIGGSYFFLALLFGSVADRLSLDAFERLSAMGMGIHVLVSLLLIGAGIYTQKKWNSGKDVSRHTFLAISMPCPVCLGAIAVSCMLLSQSLNLSGIKIGFLVGIAFFIAVVASSFLFRFGKVRCGKTPETMGSAMMLLGIYYLLGALLIPAYMKSKQMNLAPMQTGESGLFPLLAFGIIILAGFFLDRVRSNQ, encoded by the coding sequence ATGGACTCTTCGACATTGACTGTTATCGGTATTTTGATAGGTATTTTTATCTTCGGAATTAAAACTGGATTAGGTTGTGGATTTTCGAATATTACTACTCGAGAGATTCTTACAATTGGCGGAAGTTACTTTTTTCTTGCTCTTCTATTCGGAAGTGTTGCTGACCGCCTGAGCCTTGATGCTTTTGAGCGCCTTTCCGCAATGGGTATGGGAATACATGTTCTTGTCTCCTTGCTCCTCATAGGGGCTGGCATCTATACCCAGAAAAAGTGGAATTCAGGAAAAGATGTTTCCAGACATACTTTCCTGGCCATATCAATGCCCTGCCCGGTCTGCCTTGGGGCTATTGCGGTCTCCTGTATGCTTCTCTCACAAAGCCTCAACCTTTCCGGAATAAAAATAGGGTTTCTTGTAGGAATTGCTTTTTTTATTGCAGTAGTAGCTTCTTCTTTTCTTTTCAGGTTCGGGAAAGTCCGGTGTGGTAAGACCCCCGAAACTATGGGAAGCGCCATGATGCTTCTCGGAATTTATTATCTTCTGGGAGCTCTGCTAATCCCTGCCTACATGAAATCAAAACAGATGAACCTGGCTCCTATGCAAACCGGAGAATCAGGTCTTTTTCCCCTTCTGGCTTTCGGGATAATAATCCTTGCAGGTTTTTTCCTTGACCGTGTGAGGTCTAACCAATGA
- a CDS encoding GerW family sporulation protein has protein sequence MGVEETIKEIAGELERIATTKTVVGDPITAAGKTIIPVSKLTMGFGGGGGEGKKEKESGYGGGGGAGAKIEPVAFIMLSEDDAKIFRISEKGDVGAILSSLQEVVPDILEKVKGKTGKHKKGEGSEAGKTEIKEHMESEEKGGCFQ, from the coding sequence ATGGGCGTAGAAGAAACCATTAAAGAAATTGCAGGTGAACTTGAAAGAATCGCAACTACGAAAACTGTTGTAGGAGATCCTATTACAGCCGCCGGGAAAACAATTATTCCTGTTTCCAAACTCACAATGGGTTTCGGAGGCGGAGGCGGGGAAGGTAAGAAGGAGAAAGAATCCGGATATGGAGGCGGGGGAGGTGCAGGTGCGAAGATAGAGCCTGTTGCGTTTATTATGCTCTCCGAAGATGATGCAAAAATCTTCCGGATCTCTGAGAAAGGTGATGTAGGGGCAATCCTCAGTTCCCTTCAGGAAGTCGTGCCTGACATTCTGGAGAAGGTCAAAGGCAAGACCGGCAAACACAAAAAAGGAGAGGGTTCGGAAGCCGGCAAAACGGAAATTAAAGAACATATGGAATCTGAAGAGAAAGGAGGCTGTTTCCAGTAA
- a CDS encoding winged helix-turn-helix domain-containing protein — protein MNGGGENLFKAISSDTRLSILESLSEGDKHISGIAREIGISVPVAAKHVKVLEKAKLIERKKFGNTHMIGIKLNNVYSFLDRFAENKKLEVEEGTSLLEALKSVAAVEVRKMGDRTKVVSTDGEEGFYVYEVDGKLSDKTVDEYEFYEDAIVEWKKLIPVTKKRLFVNIKR, from the coding sequence ATGAATGGTGGCGGAGAAAACCTATTCAAAGCGATATCAAGCGACACACGCCTCTCAATTCTTGAAAGCCTGAGTGAAGGGGATAAACATATCTCAGGGATTGCAAGAGAAATCGGGATCTCCGTACCCGTTGCTGCAAAACACGTTAAAGTGCTTGAAAAAGCCAAACTTATAGAGCGGAAAAAATTCGGAAATACTCACATGATAGGCATAAAGTTGAACAATGTCTACTCTTTCCTGGACCGCTTTGCAGAAAACAAGAAACTTGAGGTAGAGGAAGGGACTAGTTTGCTTGAAGCCCTGAAAAGCGTAGCTGCCGTAGAGGTAAGGAAAATGGGAGACAGGACAAAAGTTGTCTCTACGGACGGGGAAGAGGGTTTTTATGTCTATGAAGTGGACGGAAAATTATCGGACAAAACTGTAGATGAATATGAGTTTTACGAAGATGCCATCGTTGAATGGAAGAAGCTAATTCCGGTCACGAAAAAAAGGTTGTTTGTGAATATAAAAAGATGA
- a CDS encoding MotA/TolQ/ExbB proton channel family protein: MSNMDLLFRTIYVFSSALLYPVMILLTLLVFVSLIQLGEFLSEYSKRGRDRNSLEVSCKKIRQSLHSSAFSEASKALLNIKQNYLVTTFAKESAQYLEEQNFPAIGKLSEEYEIKMAKRLEHTKIISTVSPMLGLMGTLIPLGPALIGLSQGDLETLAQNLMIAFATTVVGLFSAGIAYVLSQVRRRWYWEDMSDIDYILDIIEEKSGN; encoded by the coding sequence ATGAGCAATATGGATCTGTTATTCCGGACTATATACGTATTTTCGTCGGCTTTATTGTATCCGGTAATGATCCTTCTGACTCTCCTGGTCTTTGTTTCACTTATTCAGTTAGGAGAATTCCTTTCCGAATATTCAAAACGGGGCAGGGACCGGAACAGCCTGGAAGTTAGCTGCAAAAAAATCAGGCAAAGTCTTCATAGTTCGGCTTTTTCGGAAGCATCGAAGGCTCTTCTGAATATAAAACAAAATTACCTGGTCACGACCTTTGCAAAAGAGTCTGCACAATACCTTGAAGAACAGAATTTTCCTGCAATCGGGAAGCTCTCCGAGGAATATGAGATAAAAATGGCAAAGCGCCTTGAGCACACTAAAATAATATCAACTGTTTCTCCCATGCTCGGGCTTATGGGGACCCTTATCCCTCTAGGGCCTGCTCTGATAGGGCTTTCACAGGGAGACCTCGAAACCCTTGCCCAGAACCTGATGATCGCCTTTGCGACTACCGTTGTAGGGCTCTTTTCTGCCGGGATAGCCTATGTGCTTAGCCAGGTCAGGAGGCGCTGGTACTGGGAGGATATGTCGGATATCGATTATATTCTGGATATCATTGAGGAGAAGAGCGGAAATTGA
- a CDS encoding DUF2149 domain-containing protein → MRKSRRYRRTGLLNDPEDQNPMTGVANLFDVAMVFSVALLVALVMSYHLPELLSSNEDITIVKNPGAEDMKIIIKDQGKPIEVLNMTDNIGGGTGEALGTAYKLADGRVIYVPEDAEGNTSSDTATSTGTSASD, encoded by the coding sequence ATGCGAAAATCCAGAAGATACAGGCGGACCGGGCTTTTAAACGACCCTGAAGACCAAAACCCCATGACCGGGGTTGCCAACCTCTTTGATGTTGCAATGGTCTTTTCCGTGGCACTGCTCGTAGCCCTTGTGATGTCTTACCACCTCCCCGAACTTCTGAGCTCGAATGAGGATATTACCATTGTAAAAAATCCCGGAGCTGAAGACATGAAGATAATCATCAAGGATCAGGGAAAACCCATCGAAGTCCTTAACATGACCGACAATATCGGGGGAGGCACAGGTGAAGCTCTGGGAACGGCTTATAAGTTGGCTGACGGTAGAGTGATTTACGTGCCTGAAGACGCCGAAGGAAACACTTCAAGTGATACAGCTACTTCAACCGGTACATCCGCTTCAGATTAA